The sequence below is a genomic window from Sceloporus undulatus isolate JIND9_A2432 ecotype Alabama chromosome 5, SceUnd_v1.1, whole genome shotgun sequence.
gggagggaaggaagatatTGGAGAACTCATAAAATAGAAGTTTATGCAATGTAAAGTATACAGACACTAAGGCCTGTTAAGACTgcgcaaaataaagctgcttcgggtctctttgggcatgctatttaagtgatgcatgcatcctaagcatccggaagctgcaccaaagctgcactccagtgcttaggaatggagtgtggctttggcgcaacctccggactcttaggacccatgcatcatttaaatagcatacctccaaagagacccgaagcagctttattttggcagtctgtaacaggcccaagataataataaaataataaaactttattcatCTATACCCCGCCCCTCTGTCAAAGACCAATCAGGGTGGTTTACTGATTAAAACTTCATACATAATTCCAATATCCCCATTTTCCTCTTTACTCATTGTATAAGGAAATAGGTATGTGAATCAATAAGTATTTTTGACTGCTATTGTAGTGGATCAAAAACACTATGTCTGAAAAGGTCCACTTCCCAAACGTTATTAGGAAGTCAATCATAGACATGACCCTAATTGTGTATTTGTGTACTGACCCAGTGTAGTCTACTGCAGTGCTATCTCTTCCATAAAGGCTGTGCCATACATCATGGCTTAACCACAAGTGTCCCCAAATGTGCACTACTTTTCTTTTATATCAGCAAACAACTGTTATTTATTTGGGAGAACGTGAAGGGATATACTTGAGGCTGCtataaaggtggtggtggtggtggattatGGCAAGTTTCCTCTTTTCCACTGGTTCCAGTAACTCCCCATGTGATTTGTACTGCTATCGCCTGTCTTAGTAATGGCTGGACACCGCAATTGgcatcaatgcagagaaatactCAAGTAGCTGGTTAATACGGAAACACTCCCATTGGAAAACAGGAAAgctaaatattattttgttaatttgtcttttttttagttTATGGCTAGGCAGAAATTAAGTCACAAAATGATTCACAATATCGAAAACAAAATGCACGTTTAAGTCTTACACAAACAGCCAAAGCAAATACAACCTGTTCTGCTGCTTTGCCAGCAAACATTTGGTATCTTCCAGTCCCAGTTCTGCATAATTACACTGAGATCTTCAAATTTCACCCATCTGGTGGTGGTTTTTGTTTGACTAGGTCTTGCTATCTCTTTCAGATTGCAgtcatagacacacacatacacagggatggaaatcatgcagctcttcagatgttgttggaatgcaactcccatcagtcctagctagcATAATCAATGGTAAGGAAGCCTGAAGTTTCACATTATTTGGAtggttgcatgattcccatcacTCTACTAGAGAGTAAGCCCAATTGAACACCCAGAGAATATTCCATGCACAAGACTGATTGAAGATACTACAACAATGAGTTGGAAGGGCCACTGGTACTTGTTTTTGCTTGTTATTGACTGTAAAATGGGTCAGCAAACTTAAGCAAGGATAAGCCTTAATCTAGTTAGTTCTAACATTTACTCAGTTACGCAGATTGCCATGAAATATGATGAGAACTGGCTTTTCCATAATGCTCACCACATAATATGGGGCTTGTTTTAAACCTTAGTTGTATTCTGAAGTACCTAATTTTCCTTGCCCAAACAGAATGCATTAAAGCTTTTGAAGTTCAGTTTGAATGCAACTTTGGGACCACAGGTATATATCCTAGAACATAGTTGCCCATAGTTAATATTCATCTTTGAATTTTACTATGCTCAAGCCAGCAGTATGTTAGTACGTGCACCAGTGGCTGGAAATGTATGTATGGTGCACTGAAGGTGCCTGTACCTAAACCTTTTCAAGATTATTTATGCAAGGTTATTATGCTGAGGGGCCAAGATAAAGAGACATTATAAACACTGTGGTCCTCATGCTACACATACCTCTGTGTGCTCCATACGATATGTGTTGCATGGTTTTTCCTCAGCCTTCTTTGTATTACCATGAATTTCTTACAAGTGTGTAGTTGAGCCTACTGAGCAAGGAAAATATAATGGGAAAATTTTGTATatggtttaaaaacaacaacaccctaaTCTTTCATAAGGTTATGATGGACAGTAGATTCTATTACCAATAAAGGAATCTTAAGTCTTATATGTTCTGTTTGTGTATGCTTATGTGGGAACTACCATTTTGAAATGATTTCTGTTCAGAAGCTTTATGTTAATTGCTTTTTAGTTAGGATGTTAGACCATGGACTAATGAAAGGCTCTAGCTGGCCAGAGTCGCCTTAACATCTGTGACATGACAGTGGGAGGACACTAAACATCTTGAATACAGCTACAATATCAAGTAATATTTTACTACTACATTACAAATTAGAAGGGCACTGAAATCAATACCGACATACTAGTAAATGGATCTAACCAGTAAATTAAAACGCAATACCACCCTATTTTGATAACAGATTACCCTGATCAGAGAGAAAAGACTTTTTCAAATCAGAATGCCCCAAGGGAATTAAGACTTGATCAGTTAACTCTTTCTATaaattctcaacatcctttctaaaCTGACAGTACTGCAGACTGAATGTGGGCCCTTCTGCAGGCAACACAAGTATTATTGTGCTACTGAGTTTGAGCCCACTGCATTTGTCCTTACCGCCCCCAACTTCTTCCCATCTTTACAAACACAACAAGGCAGGTAGGATGCAAAAATGCACAGATCAAAATTAATGTCTCCCATTTTTTATTCAcatttccatggatttttgtacatTTCTTAAGAAAGCACAaccaacaaatgaaaaaaaaatgttaggcAGGTTCATTTCTTAAGATGGTTGCCACAAAACAAAGCTTATTTTGACAATAAGTGGAAGGAAAAATTCATACTGATTGTTCAGACAACTGCTCTTTAAGGGTTTGCAATTTCTGTGCGGTATATCCCATGTTTTGGGCAAGGTACACAACTCAGCCACTTCTGCTAAAAATAACTTAAGGCATTAAAACAGAACAGtcttcaatgttttttttaataggtTACATGATGTTGCACAGGGTGTTAAAACAAGACTTTACACTTAACTTTCTCCTACTGCCACTACACACTGCTGTAAGTGGCTTACATAGGTGTAATTGTCTGCTACTCCAATGTGAGGCACTAACAGGATTCTGCCCACACTGTACTGCTCTGAAACATGCAGTTTTGCCCTACTTCTCACTGTGGTGATAAGCCTCTGTCTAGCTAGACTGCAAGTGTGGGATTAAATTGACTGAATGCTGCTCCCTACAAACTTCCCATTTTGTGTCCCCGGGGAAGGTTAGGCTAAAACCATTCTAAGCAATCAATCATTCACCTCTGTAACTTACACTCAACCTATAGTCTAAAATGAACATTGGCTTACCTtatgagatgtttgttttcagcgatgGAGGCGAAAGCATCCTGTACTGGGTTGGTCCCTTTGACTTGCTCTGATTAGGCTGGAAGTGAAAACTCTTTACAGGACGCCACCAGTAAAGGGAGCCAACCCCTCTTAGTAGCTTCAGGTGATGAAACAGCCGATGATGGAAAACCAACGTGTCTGAAAACTTGGGAAAAAACATTGTGGGCAACAACAAACCTGGCCCAAACAGCTCAGCTCTTAAGTatataactacagtggtacctcgggatacgaaatacccaggttacgaatttttcgggatacgaaaaaatcccatagggatttattgtttcgggttacgaaagttttttcgggttacgaaaaaactccggcgctgttttaaatggagccgcggcagagccgcggctttttccccattagcgcctatggcaattcaggttacgaaggtttttcgggttacgaaattagccacggaacgaattaatttcgtaacccgaggcaccactgtataagagaagagaaacaaaaaagtctttaacAAATGCTAGGAGATCAATGTCCACCTAGGAGGGGAGGATGCTTTTGCCTCTattgctgaaaacaaacatctcactaGGTAAGCCAATGTTCATTTTTCCAGCGTTGGAGGGAAAGCATCCTGTAGTGGGATGTGTTAAAGCTCTCTCATAATACGTGGGAAATCTAGAGTCTAGCTATTTTGGTACTACGATCTGTAGTACCTATCTTCTGAATGCAGCTTCGGAAGATTAGAGAGTGTCTAATCTGTAATGTTGAACAAAAGTAGACACCAATGATCATGGGGCCACTCTGCAGATTTCAGCTAAGGAAGTGTTTGTGGATAACGCTGCTGAAGTAGAGGCGCTGCACATAGAATGTACATAGACTGTACCAGATGGTGAGGAtccttataataaataaaaagatagacTGCAATCTCTAATCCATTTTAGGGGAATAGATGATGACACCTTCTTTCCCATGGAAGGATATAAAGATATTGGATATGCGGAAGTGTCGAGTTCTTTTTATGTATGTGTATAGAGCGTGACGAACGTCTAGTGTATGCcaggttttttctctttctttggatgaGGGCAGAACAAAGGAAATATTATATTCTGTGTTCTATGGAAAGTAGAATTAACATTGAGATCCAATCGTAACAGAACAGAATTTTCCCTGAACACGCAGTTTGTCACAGATAGAAAGAGCTCTCTTGGCTGAAGTAATTACAGTTAAGAATTGAGCTTTCCAGGTGAGGTGTTTTATGCCTATTGACTTAAGTGGTTCAAAGGGCCCTTTGGTAAGTGCAGAAAGAATGGTGTGAAGGTCCCAGCTGGGATAACAATGGGCTGAGAGTAGCTGCCCTAAAAAACCTCCTCACATAATAGTTGTAAGAGAATTTTTAAGCTTGTCTTTGAGGGAGATCAGATGCGATAGCTGAGACCTGTCTTTTAAGTGTGTTGAGTTTGAGGCCCTCGTCCAATCTGTCTTAAAGATAGAAGGGAACTCACAAAAGTTTTGAGTGTAGATATTTTGTGAAGTTTACACCAGCGGGTGAATGCCTTGTGGCTTCCAAAATAGATCTGAGAGTTTCCATGCAAAAGTGGTGCTTTCTGACAAACTTGTTCACCCATTTTAGAACTAGTACCACCTTGCATGAGCCATCCTTTTTTGGGACAATGAAAAGGATGGAATAGCAGCCTCTGAAGGTCTCTAAAGATGGAACTGGCTCTATCACTCCAATTTCCAATAGATGGTTTATGGCCTGTATCACCAGCTGGTGTTTTTTTCTGGCGATGCGACTTGGGTAATGGCAAAGAGTGGTCATGAGGAATCCGGTGAAAGTCTATCAAGTAACCATGTTTGATGATGGAGAGGACCCATTTGTCTGACGTTGACAAATCCCCAACCCTCGACTGGTGGTTTCCTGTAAAGAGTTTTCACTTCCTGCCTGATCAGAGCAGGTCAAAGGGACCAACCCATTACAGGATGCCTTCCCTCCACTGCTGGAAAATCAGCCTCCCCCAGCAGATGTTCAGCAAAGGCAACAActtccatcattcccagccagcatggtgatCTAATCAACTCTCCTGAAGAACACAAGACTGGGCCCCATTTACTCCAtggactaccgtatatactcatgtatatgtcaaaaGGTTTTaaggtcaaaatcatggattttgatatgacccatggataaatcgagggtaaaatttagggggctataacaaagggTGGAAAGGAGAAAACACTTccatcccttcttttccttccctggacCTCTCCCAATCACTTAACGCCCCTTCCTAGGtgatggaggagaaggttttaacatcagatggGGAAGAGGCAGATTTAAATGTGGGGTTTAGTGGGGAAGAAGCCTTTAACATCGGATCGGGAAGGgaatcacctctttcacacacatactcCTGCCTGGCagttctttcagaaatcactgccaaggcaCAGGGGTAAcgcttctttcaggacctttctaaatAGTATTACTGTACTGACCCGTATATAAGTTGACAAGGACTTTAGGATCAATtatggggcataaatttctcaactaaTAGTTGAATATGTACGGTAACTCTGTTTTTGTGGTGGAAACACAGTGGTCATGGGGACTGGAAATTGACCTCTGATCTGCTAGAGCAGtaattctcaacctttggtctgccagatattttgaactttcaGCTTTCAGAACCCCTTACCATTGGTCATGCTAGCTacagcttctggaagctgaagtccaaaacatctgaaggatgttgagaaccactgctccagaGCATGCCCACCCCTTGTCAAGTGATAAAGCACCTAGATACAACTTTAACACTTGAGTGAGAACCAGACCTTAATTTGAATGTTTCAAATTACATGTACAAAAGAGCAACACTTAGCAAATTTGAAGGATGACGTTTAAGTGCACTACCATCACAAAACAAGTCATTTTGTAAATTTAGATGGAAATCTTGCAAACAGACAAAATAACAAGTTAATCCCacagcaatacaattaaaaatataaacactgTCTACAAGGCGACAATTGGTTAGACTGCAAATTAAGACAATGTCCCTTCATAATGTAGCACTTATGTTAATCTCAATCAAGattattaaaaaatttaaaactacatttctgtgcagaaagaaaaATGCTTATCCAGTTTTGTAGACTTTTAAACCTGTTCTGAACAGATCTTGTGAATCATCATATTAGTGGGAACAAGCCAGCCTGACCCACATCTAAATTTTACAATTGATGTCTAGGAAAGTGGCCTTTCTTAACAAATTATAGCAAGTGATTTGGTTTGCAAATAAAATTGTGATGTCCGTAAATTAAATTGAAGGGCCAATCACAAAGTTAAATTTTACATTTATACTTTAAAATCAATTACCATATACATTTAATTCACAAGTGTAAAGGAAATCAGTCTTctgggggagggaagaggatGGATGCTTATTACGTTTTTGCTTAAACTGGTGCATCCTGCCATGATCCACATACACAGCATAGGCTGCCTGAGGCACAGGAAGTAGTGTTCCTGACATTATTATACAGTAATCCTGACATTATTATACATTTCAAAAGGTATAGGAAATTTCAACATGTCCCACACAGCTCCAAATCTTTTTCAAGAGAGTGCCTTCCTCCTAAGCAacgcaaaataatttttaatgcttGCTCTGAGAAAATAGCCATGCCGCTCACAAAAGTTTGTTATTTGCTCGACTCCTTTGCATTTCCATACCTGGCCAAGTTCATACTTATATGATGTGGAGGTTTGATTTTCATTGTTATACACTGCAGAAGCCAGACAGATTAGCAGAGGAAAGCCATTTAGATACTAAGGTAGTATAAGAGAAACATACAGAAGTCCCAACCTGTTGCGTGCACTTATTCAAACGTCTCTTTTTCTATCTACAGTATACTTTTTGGTGTTCTTCTATTCTATGATGTTATAAACCAGTTATTCACACAACATCAGAAAACTATTCTGGGATCTCCAGGATGCTGAAAACATGCATGTTTTGGCATGCATGTGTCCAGACTGAACTCATTGGATACTCCCTTTATCCCAACAGACTCTTTCACAAAGCACAACTGAAATTATAAATACCTGTATAATTTTCAGACACCCTGTATTTTTAATAGCTTTGGGGTTGAAACTAATTTCCCAAAATGCCACTGCTGTATTAGTTTTGCTATACTGTGCATGATGCAGTTTAGTAGTTCCATCAAATCTTACTTGTCAAGTGTTAACTGACCTTTAGCACACTCCATCTCGAACTCTGAGCACCTTTGGCAAACATTTAATGGAAGTTAAGACTTACTCATCCACTCAGTTTGAAACTTCAAAAAGcaagacttttaaaaagccatgtgtGCACACTTGAATTCTTATAGAAACAGCATCACACATATGACATAGAAAAGGATATGAAAATAAACTGCATCTTGCATTGCTGGTTTCTTATTCCACTCAGTAATTTGAGAATTGTTAAACATACACAGTTGCACTTCAGAATCAGACAAGTGCAAAATACACAGTACTAACAGTCTCAATATAAAAAAATGTGTGTCATATGTGTGGGAATAGAACTCATTATCAGCTTACTAAACAAACAATTTGCTCCAGATACCTGCCGTACCCAGACTCCCAGAGGTTTTTAAGACACTATTTTTCAAAGATAAGAACAAGCAGCATTACTGAAGTTCTTGGCTATTCAGCCTGCACTTCTAATTATAAAATGAAGTCAATATCCATGTTTCCATTTATAGCCAACAACATGCATGTTTGTACATCTGGTCCCTCGTCCAGTTGAATATTACAACCCAGTGGCAGGTTTACCACCACAAACCTCATTAATATAATGGGAACTCATTTTGATTTCTGTAAGACTTATTCAAGACAATTCACTGAACTGTCCCCCAAGGTATTTCAATATATGTTGGTGGGCTTTTGAAACAAGCACATACTGCTTAGGAAGTTCAATATTTTAACCTGATGCAGAAAGGCCCCAATTCATATTTAAAATGGGTTCTCCTTCTACAGCATTTCAAATCCCTTCCAGTTCAAAGCACTAGATACACTAAAGATGCAGACATTTCAGAACATGTGGCAATCAGTATCTTTTGGACTATGTATGGTTATGCTATTTACTACTACATTAGTACAatacaaaatgtgtgcatttgtacATGCaacaatacatatacacacaaaaatggTGTGGACACAATTCACAGCTCTTCTACACAACCCCCCTGAAGTTAATGGGGAGTGGGATATCAAACATGAACACTGCAGCAGGATTTTGACTGAAAGATACAGTGAATAAGAGACACTGAAGGGTCACAACATGAGTTGCTTCTGTTGTGACAAAATCCAAGAGATAGGCCAAATCATGTAAATAAGAATATTGTCTCGCTCATCTCCCATCAACTGCTTATCAACTGAATAAGACACACATTAGAGTCTCTCTAAGTTTGGCTTCTTAGCCTCTCAGAGGACTTCAACATACAGTACATGTCACATAAACAGGTGTGTAATTGGAATATAAGCACAATGAAGCAACAATTATTTCCAGAAGAACTCTACAGGCAAGTCCCAGCccaaatgtaataataaaaatcGAGTGTCCTACAGCATCTGTGTTATTCAGCCACAAAGTTATAACTGTTCAATCTGAAATATTTGTTCTTTCAACAAAATCCAAAGAGCAGTTTCACCTGAGTAGAGAAATCTTAGTTCAGACTTGGAAATGAGTCCCAGGAGCTTCTGTCATTCCTTTCTTCCTACCTTTACAATTTCCTTCTACACATTTCTGATGCAGAATTTTACAAATTTTTGTGTGCTTCCAGAAACTTCtattatatatgttttcttttctgataTGTAAGTCTAACTCAAATATGATTCATGCATTAGACATTTCAAATTAAAAGGGAGGAAAGATGGACACTTGTGTTTAAGTTAAAGCTTTTATTGGCCATCTTAGTTTCTTTCCCTCAGCCAAACCTTCAGAATTCCTAAAACAGTCCTTAGAATGTCAAGAAGTAGTTTAAAAGTTAATAATATAGtcaagaggaggggaaaaaaatgagCAGCAGCAGTTTGGCAAGTTTCCCTCGTAACATTCAACAGGCCAAATTTTAGATCTCTTTTTTCTCCAGTAAAATTTTGTGCAACTCATCTGCATCCTCGCTTGTTTTCACTCTTATCAATATAGGTACAGGGATTGTGGCATTCTTCTCATCAATGGGAGGATTTGGAACGCAGACAATGAGAACGTTGTTCTTTCCTGTTCTTGAGCATGGCATCTTATGGGGCACCAAAATGTTCAGCAGTATATTGCCTGCAAGGGAAAGGGAATTGCAAGGAAATTGACAACACAGCAAGTTACACTGTACAACTATTCAGTATAGCAAAATAATGACACTTATAATACAGCTGATGAAAAACGTCCAgtatatgaaagcttatgctaccaactttccTCTCAGAAAGTTGCTATAAGAGCCCTCTGCATACTAATACAGACCAGTTTCGCAATGTCTTTGAATGATAAAACACACGTATTACAGAAGTATAGTGGCATGGGATAGGGATGATACCTTTCCATATGACAGTAGTACTCTAAGGTTCCATTACAATACTAACCAATAGAAATGCTTTTATATGGGAGTATGTTCTTCTACACTTATAGCTTCTCACGTTAATATAATGCTCTTATTACATCAGCTACTATTTCTGAAAAGGGGTTAAGTTGCCACTGAAAAGCATTTTGTTCATATTGTTTCCATTcttcattaaaacacacaaaggAAGATGAAGTTTTGAAATGTAGTGACCAAGTATTAGATGGAAGAAAAGCCAGAATGGCAAGAACACTTGTCAATTCATCAAGATGACAGACACAGAAATCCTCTAAAAATTATGTACTATCCAATGTATCCATCCTACTGGAGACACAAACTATAATCAATGCTTAAAGATTATTCCATTGGGAATAATTCTGGTGGCTAACTAACCACAGATTCGAGAGCACATATTTGAATTGTGCCATATACTTAGCAGTCTCCAGCTGACCAGTTTTTCTTAAAACTACTTATAAGAAGTTACATACCTAAATTAGTATCCGCCCGTACTAAGAGCTGAGTCTTCTCATTTCCTGCAGTTTTTAAGTGTAGTGTTCCAACTCCTTTTTCTTTAAACTCATTATCTTTCTTGTAAAAGATTTTACATCTGAAATTATGCATATTATAGAACATGAATAGGCAAATAGGATGAAGGTATAATTCACAGAATGGGCATTCATAGGGACAGGTTAATTAAATCTTCGAAATAGCTTGCCTACTGTTTACACCATTTAAGCACATGATAAAAAAGACCAGATAAACATCAATAATCTTTGACCATGATCAGAGGACCTGTCAAAATGTTTCAAAACAGAATTCAAGTAATGGCCATGGAACTAGTAcaagtgggtttcagggctgtttgggggaaaggcagcctCCATGTTGTATGTCTTTGTAACTAGGGGAGCTAACACCAGCTACAtaccataaaattaaaatacaggaaATTAAAAACCACAGGGAAGTCTAAAGGATTCTTCTGAGCCCAGCCTGTCACACCTTTCCACAGCAAATACCAACACATTCAGTGATAATGGATTAGTGAAACTATGCAAAGtataaaaaagaggaaacaatATTTAAGGCaacagtttttcttcttctgaagctgtATGCATCACAAATTACTGATTTTCACTTGCATACACAAAAGTATAGAAATCCACACCTAACCCTTTATTTAGCAGTAAAGGGTATAATCTTAGTTTCAACATTAAAGGATGGAACTTACTTCTTTGAATAGAAGGCACCCTCTTCCTTTACTTCATTAACGACTACTTTAGGtggctcctcctcatcttcctcatcTCCTGGAGGAAGAAAGATTTGACCAATTGCTACACATATCAAGAAACCTTATTGTTTTCATATATCATCACTATATCAGATATGTGGAAAGATACTTCAATAGCACAGATATTTTCATGTGAACCATATGGGTATTAGTAGGAAGGTCTGATAATGTAGGTTTCTAGATAAGCATCAAAGAAAGTAGTAGTGGGTAGGGAGGTAAAAGTAAAATTCAACATTTTGGGATCTATTTTCATATGCACTGATTAACAGTGCTAACTTTTCTGTACTTCCCATCCCAAAACTTTATAAAAATCAATTTGAAATATAGTACCAACATACTTAGCTACACTCTACTTGACAGCAActgtaaaaattgttttaatggtttatcACTACACAAAAgtaaaacagacattttaaatcAAACTAAGATGTTCTGTAAAATAATGCACACTAGATTGTTCCCACACAGATTAAAGGAGTATAAATCAGATTGAGGGATTGCCTGTCCTTCCCTTCACAGAGTCCATGTATAATAttacaaagtacagtggtacctcgggatacgaaatacccaggttacgaaattttcgggatacgaaaaaatcccataggaaatcattgttccgggttacgaatgttttttcgggatacgaagaaaatttttggtgctttttccggctttttcgcacgaaacgcggcttttccccattagcgcctatggcaattcagcttatgaaggcttttcgggttacaaaagcggccgcggaacgaattaatttcgtaacccgaggcaccactgtaagcTAAACGGAAAGCCAGCTAGATCACAGCAGTGTTTTTGTTGGCTCAGGAAAGCAGCAGTTATCACTAGTAGCCAATTTTGGCATCCAAGGCCTCTAGTATGCAAAGAGCATTATAGGAATGGGCCATGTCACTCTCTTACTTCATGCCAGGCTTTGGAAACATAAAAGCAGCAAGAGATTTTGCTGCTTCTCAAGTTTGATGCAGAGCTGGTCCCTCTTGTAAAATGTCCACACATGTAAGAGTAGTCAACACAGGAGTGGAGTCTCATGTGCAGAACATCTAGACACAAGCAGGTAACTAAGAGATATAGGTGGCTGTCATGGCCACATCTGCTGTCCAGCAATAGACTACTTATAAACTGCAGACAGCAAATGTTCAAGAACTGTTAATGGCTATAACCAATAGTTCTCAATGAAGATTTCAGAGCAAGATTATTGGTATCCACTTTTTCAACTTCTGAAATAATTGATGTTTACCTTTATCTTCATTGCCACCACTTTCTGCCTGAGTATTTATTGCACTGCCGGAAAATGAAGGAAGAATCTTGCTCTGGTTTGCATCTTTTCCGAATAAGCCTGTACTTCCAGAGGAGAATGAAAAACTAGACACTGGACCAGAATTCAGACTAGAGTTGTCAACACTCTTGCTAAATGTAAATGAGACGGCTGATGAAGACCCTAGGATTGGTGCTGTTTTCTTTTccaattctgttttctttccagcCATATcttcagatttgttgttgttaaataaaaATCCAGAGCCTTGCTGAAGATGTGAATTCCCAAAGGCAGAGCCAGACTGAGTTCCAGTTGCTTTGTTACTGTCATTTCCAGAGCTGCTGTCACTACTGATTCCATGCTGTTCTATCTCAGCTAAATATTTCTCATAGTCTCGGAATATCGGTGTCAGGTCACAAAGTGGATTGGCATTTACGTGTTTTACTATCCAGTCACGCACAGAACAATTTAGAGCAGCTAACTGTTTATGATAAACATCAGAGCTGCATGTTTTACTTTGAGTGAATCCGGATGACAGGGGCTGCTGACTCTCACCATTAGCTTCCACACTTGCAGGCTTTTTCTCAGCTGCAGTATTATTGACTGAATCACAGGATACTACAGAACCTATCAGAAAGAAAGGTGAACTATGAACTTGGTTAAGAGCAGCAAAGGCATGGACTCCTATTAACACAAGATACATCAAAACACTACTTTTTGCTCAAAAAATCTTCCTAAAGTCATTGCACAAATCCTATGGCCAGAAAGTAGGCAAAAAGCAAAATGCTGAAAAATATGAACAAATCTCATGCAAAATAAGTACTCTGGATTTATTTCCCCTACCTCAAATACATGAGTATTATTGAATAAGATCTTCCATATCATAGCTGGACAATATTTTACTTCTTTTACAGGAGTATGAGCTGTCTTGCATGCACACCTTTTTACATGATATACAGTCCTGTATTTACACTCTTGTTTGACAGCCTTAGAGGCAAAACAAATCACTTCATCCCTCCCCCTCCAGTTTGCTTGGAAGAAACTCTCTCCACccgtaattttgttgttgttgttgttgttttgttaacaCCTAGTAGTCTTTGTTTCATACCACCTGTGGAGAAAG
It includes:
- the NUP50 gene encoding nuclear pore complex protein Nup50 produces the protein MYLVLIGVHAFAALNQVHSSPFFLIGSVVSCDSVNNTAAEKKPASVEANGESQQPLSSGFTQSKTCSSDVYHKQLAALNCSVRDWIVKHVNANPLCDLTPIFRDYEKYLAEIEQHGISSDSSSGNDSNKATGTQSGSAFGNSHLQQGSGFLFNNNKSEDMAGKKTELEKKTAPILGSSSAVSFTFSKSVDNSSLNSGPVSSFSFSSGSTGLFGKDANQSKILPSFSGSAINTQAESGGNEDKGDEEDEEEPPKVVVNEVKEEGAFYSKKCKIFYKKDNEFKEKGVGTLHLKTAGNEKTQLLVRADTNLGNILLNILVPHKMPCSRTGKNNVLIVCVPNPPIDEKNATIPVPILIRVKTSEDADELHKILLEKKEI